In the Candidatus Saccharibacteria bacterium oral taxon 488 genome, one interval contains:
- the rpsJ gene encoding 30S ribosomal protein S10: protein MAQDTGIKIRIRLKAYDHKVIDQSAKQIIDTAIRTGASVAGPVPLPTRRSTYTVVKSPHVYKMGGESYEMRTHKRLIDITNATPKTIDSLQNLSLPAGVDAEIRM, encoded by the coding sequence ATGGCTCAAGACACTGGTATCAAGATTCGTATTCGCCTGAAAGCGTACGACCATAAAGTCATCGACCAGTCAGCAAAACAAATTATCGATACGGCAATTCGCACCGGCGCGAGCGTAGCTGGCCCTGTGCCGCTGCCGACTCGTCGCAGCACCTACACGGTGGTAAAGAGCCCGCACGTCTACAAAATGGGCGGCGAGAGTTACGAGATGCGCACCCATAAGCGCCTTATTGACATTACCAATGCCACACCAAAAACGATTGATAGCCTGCAGAATCTGAGCTTACCGGCTGGTGTTGACGCTGAGATTCGGATGTAA
- a CDS encoding NAD-dependent malic enzyme: protein MDYNTLALELHKKYKGKITTSLRDQEKLDRDKLSAYYSPGVGAVSQAIAENPADLPKYTWTNNLVGVISDGSAILGLGDLGPKAAMPVMEGKALLFKHFANVDAVPVVLDVHQPEEIIATIKAIAPSFGAINLEDIAAPKCFEIEERLKAELDIPVFHDDQHGTAIVVLAGLINAAKLTRRNLADCKFVVIGAGAAGTAIIKLLHLYGARSIMAVDSRGIVGASRTDLNAEKTALLEYVDASQSGSIDDAITDADVFIGVSRAGLLTPELVQKMAEDPIIFALANPVPEIMPDVAREAGVAVIATGRSDFPNQINNSLAFPGIFRGALDHGVKKITDQHKLAAAKALAALVENPTADEVIPSPFDERVPSTVARVIT from the coding sequence ATGGATTACAATACACTAGCACTTGAATTACACAAGAAATATAAGGGTAAAATTACTACCAGCTTGCGCGACCAGGAGAAACTGGACCGTGACAAATTAAGCGCCTATTACAGCCCAGGCGTGGGTGCGGTCAGCCAGGCGATTGCCGAAAACCCAGCGGATTTACCAAAGTACACCTGGACGAATAATCTAGTCGGCGTGATTTCTGACGGCTCAGCGATTTTAGGCTTGGGCGATTTGGGACCGAAAGCCGCCATGCCGGTGATGGAAGGCAAGGCGCTGCTGTTCAAGCATTTCGCTAATGTCGACGCTGTGCCGGTTGTACTGGACGTTCACCAACCAGAAGAAATTATTGCCACGATCAAGGCAATCGCACCGAGCTTTGGGGCGATTAACCTGGAAGACATCGCCGCACCAAAATGTTTTGAGATTGAAGAGCGCCTGAAGGCTGAGCTGGACATCCCCGTGTTTCATGACGACCAACATGGTACAGCGATAGTGGTGTTGGCGGGGCTGATCAATGCCGCGAAATTGACGAGACGAAATTTGGCAGACTGTAAATTTGTAGTCATTGGCGCGGGCGCAGCCGGTACGGCCATCATCAAATTATTGCACTTATACGGCGCGAGGAGCATCATGGCAGTAGATAGCCGCGGCATTGTTGGTGCGTCTCGCACTGATTTGAATGCGGAAAAAACTGCACTGTTAGAATACGTCGACGCTTCACAATCCGGCTCCATTGACGACGCCATCACCGATGCTGACGTATTTATTGGTGTGTCGCGCGCTGGGCTGCTCACACCTGAATTGGTACAGAAAATGGCCGAGGATCCAATCATCTTTGCCCTGGCAAACCCGGTACCAGAAATCATGCCAGACGTCGCCCGAGAGGCGGGCGTAGCAGTCATCGCTACTGGCCGCAGCGATTTTCCAAACCAAATTAATAATTCCCTGGCCTTCCCAGGTATCTTCCGCGGGGCGCTCGATCATGGTGTGAAAAAAATCACCGACCAGCACAAACTCGCAGCAGCCAAAGCACTGGCGGCACTAGTTGAAAACCCAACGGCCGATGAAGTCATTCCTTCGCCATTTGATGAGCGAGTGCCGTCAACCGTCGCTCGTGTTATCACATAA
- a CDS encoding L-lactate dehydrogenase, translating to MNKQKLVIVGAGGMVGATAAYACALRSVVEEIVLIDRNPDLAWGQAADINDAMGIDRCVVVRPGSYDDIKTDDIVVITAGAPQQPGQTRLELLGVNAEIMRGTVRNIMRNGARPYILVVSNPVDALTYVALKESGLPKGRVFGTGTTLDTSRLKSYIADQLDVHSREVDAYILGEHGDSSFATIESAQVGEVPLADYPGFKPAMVDGIEEKIRQRAYRVIETKRSTYYAIGFVISKIVSALRSSSRSVYPVCSLVEGEYGLHDVVLGLPSTICADGVKILTGYPLNEREQAALRHSAEVVTEAIRSLE from the coding sequence ATGAATAAACAGAAGTTGGTGATCGTCGGTGCGGGTGGCATGGTCGGTGCGACGGCGGCGTACGCCTGTGCACTGCGGAGTGTAGTTGAGGAAATTGTGTTGATCGACCGCAACCCTGACTTGGCGTGGGGGCAGGCGGCTGATATCAATGACGCAATGGGAATTGATCGGTGTGTTGTGGTGCGGCCAGGCAGTTATGACGATATCAAGACTGATGATATCGTGGTTATCACCGCTGGTGCGCCGCAGCAGCCGGGGCAGACACGATTGGAGTTACTTGGCGTGAACGCTGAGATTATGCGTGGGACAGTGAGAAATATTATGAGAAACGGTGCCCGTCCGTATATCCTTGTAGTGTCGAATCCGGTCGATGCATTAACGTATGTGGCGCTGAAGGAATCGGGCTTGCCAAAGGGTCGGGTGTTTGGTACCGGAACGACGCTCGATACGTCGCGGCTTAAGTCGTATATCGCGGATCAGCTAGATGTACATAGTCGAGAGGTTGATGCCTATATTTTAGGGGAGCATGGTGATTCATCATTTGCGACAATTGAATCAGCGCAAGTCGGTGAGGTACCACTTGCTGATTATCCGGGATTTAAGCCAGCGATGGTCGACGGTATTGAGGAGAAAATTCGTCAGCGGGCATACCGGGTGATCGAGACCAAGCGGTCGACGTATTATGCAATTGGTTTCGTTATCTCCAAGATTGTCTCGGCACTACGCTCATCGTCGCGTTCAGTATATCCAGTTTGCTCACTGGTTGAGGGCGAGTATGGACTGCACGATGTAGTGCTTGGCCTACCGTCAACGATTTGTGCAGATGGTGTAAAAATCTTGACAGGGTATCCGCTTAATGAGCGCGAGCAGGCGGCGCTACGTCATTCGGCCGAGGTGGTAACGGAGGCAATTCGTAGTTTAGAGTAA
- a CDS encoding 1,4-alpha-glucan-branching enzyme: MSKKTLVDLDPWLAPHGPIIKSREAYVSSTLEKVLDGKSPAEFVLGFHHFGLHQTAAGWTFREWAPNATRIVMVGEFSDWQEREEFSLQRGAHGEWSVDLPKDALHHGQSYKLRVYWPNGDGWRLPSYATYVVQDDDSVDFSAVIWQPDEPYRWQHDVPPAPNVPLIYEAHVGMSSEEEKVATFNEFTAGVLPRIKQAGYNTIQLMAIAEHPYYGSFGYHVSNFFAVSSRFGTPDDFKRLVDIAHGLGLRVIIDIVHAHAAKNEVEGLGNFVGSLTQYFKALDHPAWDSRLFDYGKPEVLHFLASNCRWWLDEYHVDGFRFDGVTSMLYHDHGLGKSFTSYDDYFTDDVDKDALVYLRLANDIIHAVRPDATTIAEEMSGLPGLAAPTEHGGLGFDYRLAMGAPDLWIKTLKEKRDEDWDLGELVHTLSSHRPEEKVITYAESHDQALVGDKTLIFRLVDKEMYWHMDKADPNLTVERGVALHKLIRLLTAGLHGGGYLNFMGNEFGHPEWIDFPRQGNHWSFKHARRQWSLRDNGFLKYQWLGEFDASLMKLIKTVDDSGIHCLTVHQHDHVVSFIRGDLLFIMNFSPSQSRTDYGIPAAAGSYSVILDSDDKQFGGQGRVNPNGRYFTTPHGNEHIIRVYIPTRSGLVLQKD; this comes from the coding sequence ATGAGCAAGAAAACGCTGGTTGACCTTGATCCGTGGCTGGCGCCGCATGGACCTATCATCAAGTCACGTGAGGCGTATGTTTCGTCGACGCTCGAGAAAGTTCTGGACGGTAAATCGCCAGCGGAGTTTGTGCTGGGGTTTCATCATTTTGGCTTACATCAGACGGCGGCAGGCTGGACGTTTCGCGAATGGGCACCGAATGCTACGCGCATAGTGATGGTTGGCGAATTTTCCGATTGGCAGGAGCGTGAGGAATTTAGTTTACAGCGCGGTGCACATGGCGAATGGAGTGTTGATTTGCCGAAAGACGCGCTGCACCACGGCCAGAGCTATAAACTACGCGTCTATTGGCCAAATGGCGACGGATGGCGTCTACCATCATACGCCACCTATGTTGTTCAAGATGATGATTCGGTGGACTTTTCGGCTGTAATTTGGCAGCCTGATGAGCCATATCGGTGGCAGCATGACGTTCCGCCTGCACCAAACGTACCACTAATCTATGAGGCCCATGTTGGTATGAGCAGCGAGGAGGAAAAGGTCGCCACTTTCAATGAATTTACCGCGGGCGTCCTACCGCGCATCAAACAAGCCGGCTACAACACCATCCAACTGATGGCCATCGCCGAGCACCCGTACTATGGCAGTTTCGGCTATCACGTCAGCAACTTTTTCGCGGTGTCATCACGGTTTGGCACACCGGATGATTTCAAGCGATTAGTTGACATAGCACACGGACTGGGGCTGCGCGTCATCATTGATATCGTCCATGCTCATGCCGCTAAAAATGAAGTCGAGGGCCTCGGCAATTTCGTGGGCAGCCTAACGCAGTATTTCAAAGCTCTCGACCATCCAGCGTGGGATTCGCGGCTGTTTGATTATGGTAAGCCGGAAGTACTGCACTTTTTGGCCAGCAATTGCCGCTGGTGGTTGGATGAATACCACGTTGACGGTTTTCGGTTTGATGGCGTGACCAGCATGCTATATCACGACCACGGTCTAGGCAAAAGTTTCACCAGCTATGATGATTATTTTACTGATGATGTCGATAAGGACGCCTTGGTCTATCTCAGACTGGCCAATGACATCATTCACGCCGTTCGCCCCGATGCCACGACCATTGCTGAGGAAATGAGCGGACTACCGGGCTTGGCGGCACCGACAGAACACGGCGGCCTAGGCTTTGATTATCGATTGGCGATGGGTGCGCCCGACCTCTGGATCAAGACATTGAAAGAAAAGCGCGATGAAGATTGGGATTTGGGCGAGCTGGTGCATACGCTGAGTTCGCACCGCCCAGAGGAAAAAGTCATCACGTACGCCGAAAGTCACGACCAGGCCTTGGTTGGCGACAAGACACTGATTTTTCGGCTGGTCGATAAAGAAATGTATTGGCATATGGATAAAGCTGACCCCAACCTGACGGTGGAGCGCGGCGTGGCACTACATAAACTAATTCGACTGCTGACCGCCGGACTGCACGGCGGCGGCTACCTTAATTTCATGGGCAATGAATTTGGACATCCCGAGTGGATCGACTTTCCGCGCCAGGGTAATCATTGGTCGTTCAAGCATGCTCGCAGACAATGGAGTTTACGCGACAATGGTTTTCTCAAATACCAATGGCTGGGCGAATTTGACGCGAGCCTGATGAAGCTCATTAAAACCGTTGACGACTCGGGCATTCACTGCCTCACCGTTCACCAACACGACCATGTGGTTAGTTTCATACGCGGCGATCTGCTGTTTATTATGAACTTTTCGCCCAGCCAGTCGCGGACGGATTACGGCATACCAGCGGCGGCTGGGTCATACAGTGTAATTTTGGACAGCGACGACAAGCAATTTGGCGGGCAGGGCCGGGTTAATCCTAACGGCCGCTACTTTACGACGCCACATGGCAACGAGCATATTATACGTGTATACATACCGACACGAAGTGGCCTCGTGCTACAAAAAGATTGA
- the tuf gene encoding elongation factor Tu, with translation MADAFDRSKPHVNVGTMGHVDHGKTTLTAAITAVLAKRLPSAVNKPIAYDQIDNAPEERQRGITIASSHQEYESPNRHYAHVDMPGHADYVKNMITGAAQVDGAILVIAATDGPMPQTREHVLLAKQVGVPKIVVFLNKMDMADADMVELIEEEVRELLAKNGFDENAPIIKGSALKALEGDEKYEDAIMELVDAMDSYIPEPPRDMDKPFIMPIEDVFSIKGRGTVATGRIEQGVVKLNDEVEIVGIRPTQKSVVTGIEAFKKSLDQGQAGDNAGVLLRGIERSDIERGQVLAKPGTITPHTEFEAEVYILKKEEGGRHTPFSKGYKPQFYFRTTDVTGEVELPADKEMVMPGDTVTFKVKLLAPIAMEQGLNFAIREGGRTVGAGVVTKINK, from the coding sequence ATGGCAGATGCATTTGACCGAAGCAAGCCGCACGTTAACGTGGGTACAATGGGCCACGTTGACCACGGTAAGACGACACTGACCGCCGCAATTACGGCAGTGCTCGCAAAGCGCCTTCCAAGCGCAGTCAACAAACCAATTGCGTACGACCAGATCGATAACGCACCAGAAGAGCGCCAGCGTGGTATTACTATCGCCAGCTCACACCAAGAATACGAGTCACCGAACCGTCACTACGCGCACGTTGATATGCCAGGCCACGCTGACTACGTCAAGAACATGATCACCGGTGCTGCCCAGGTTGATGGCGCGATCCTCGTGATTGCAGCAACCGACGGCCCGATGCCACAAACCCGCGAGCACGTGCTGCTGGCGAAGCAGGTTGGCGTGCCAAAGATCGTTGTCTTCCTTAACAAGATGGACATGGCTGACGCAGATATGGTCGAGCTGATCGAAGAAGAAGTTCGTGAGCTGCTTGCCAAGAACGGCTTTGACGAGAATGCTCCAATTATCAAGGGTTCGGCTCTTAAGGCATTGGAGGGCGATGAGAAGTACGAAGACGCCATCATGGAGCTGGTTGATGCTATGGATAGCTATATCCCAGAGCCACCACGCGACATGGACAAGCCATTCATTATGCCAATTGAGGACGTCTTCTCGATCAAGGGTCGCGGTACTGTGGCAACTGGTCGTATCGAGCAGGGTGTTGTTAAGCTGAACGACGAGGTTGAAATCGTTGGTATCCGCCCAACTCAGAAATCAGTAGTCACTGGTATTGAGGCGTTTAAGAAGTCTCTGGATCAGGGTCAAGCAGGTGACAATGCCGGCGTTTTGCTACGCGGTATTGAGCGCAGCGACATTGAGCGCGGTCAGGTTTTGGCTAAGCCAGGTACGATTACACCACACACCGAGTTTGAAGCTGAGGTGTACATCCTGAAGAAGGAAGAAGGCGGTCGCCACACTCCATTCTCCAAGGGTTACAAGCCACAGTTCTACTTCCGCACCACTGACGTGACGGGTGAAGTTGAGCTGCCAGCTGACAAAGAAATGGTCATGCCAGGCGACACCGTAACCTTCAAGGTTAAGTTGCTTGCCCCAATCGCTATGGAGCAAGGTTTGAACTTTGCCATCCGCGAAGGTGGCCGTACCGTTGGTGCTGGTGTGGTGACAAAGATTAACAAATAG
- the glmS gene encoding glutamine--fructose-6-phosphate transaminase (isomerizing) produces MCGIVGYIGEREAQNILVAELKRLEYRGYDSAGIVTLSDSATPTLLRTKGKVAALEELVGQHKTSDTVGIGHTRWATHGEPSKRNAHPHHVGEIYLVHNGIIENYQDLKTMLSGHEYEFKSDTDSEVLAALIDYLRRDSPDLLTAVTGALKMVVGAYGIAVLDTTNPEEIIVARQGSPLIIGVGDGETYIASDASALVGYTNQVVYLHDGEIGRCTRSGLELQTIESRKLDVKIEMLDMDMQAIQKQGFDHFLAKEIYEQPTSLTSTLAGRVLPDQKYARLGGLNMSDDELRHVKHIIIVGCGTAYFAGVQASYFIEQLTDDVTISVEIASELRYRAFNVPEHSVAIIVSQSGETADTLACLNELKRRGVKCLGVVNAVGSTIARAVDGGVYLHVGAEISVASTKAFTSQVAALTIFGIMLANAKGTNPQFIDEFVQELAILPSEIQKVLDKQGAEIPSIARAYADYNHALYIGRDTLYPIAMEGALKLKEVSYIHAEAYAAGELKHGPIALIDDHFFEVCYIQDNWLYEKSQSNLIEMNTRGAHAIVITDTTKKVPGETVIRISTKLSHLTPLLFNVVSQLLAYHVAVKRDHDVDQPRNLAKSVTVE; encoded by the coding sequence ATGTGTGGAATTGTTGGCTATATCGGTGAACGCGAGGCGCAGAATATCCTCGTTGCTGAGCTTAAGCGGCTTGAGTACCGCGGCTATGACAGTGCCGGAATTGTCACCCTATCGGACTCCGCCACACCAACCCTGCTGCGCACCAAAGGCAAGGTGGCGGCACTGGAAGAGCTCGTCGGACAACATAAGACGAGCGATACGGTCGGCATCGGACACACCCGCTGGGCAACACATGGTGAACCAAGTAAGCGCAACGCCCATCCACACCACGTTGGTGAGATTTATCTGGTACATAACGGCATCATTGAGAACTACCAAGACCTTAAAACGATGCTTTCCGGTCATGAGTACGAGTTTAAGAGCGATACCGATAGCGAGGTATTGGCGGCCTTGATTGACTATCTGCGGCGTGACTCACCGGATTTACTGACAGCAGTCACCGGCGCATTGAAGATGGTAGTTGGTGCGTATGGCATTGCGGTACTTGACACCACGAACCCCGAAGAAATTATCGTGGCTCGCCAAGGTAGCCCGTTGATCATTGGCGTCGGAGACGGCGAAACATATATCGCCAGTGACGCTTCAGCGCTGGTTGGCTACACCAATCAAGTGGTGTATTTGCACGATGGTGAAATCGGCCGCTGTACTCGTAGCGGGCTAGAGTTACAGACAATCGAATCACGAAAGCTTGACGTCAAGATCGAAATGCTCGACATGGATATGCAAGCGATTCAGAAGCAGGGCTTTGACCATTTCCTCGCCAAAGAAATTTACGAACAGCCAACCAGTCTCACGTCCACCCTGGCCGGTCGCGTACTACCCGACCAAAAATATGCGCGCCTGGGCGGTCTCAACATGAGCGATGATGAACTGCGCCACGTCAAGCACATCATCATCGTTGGCTGCGGCACTGCCTACTTTGCTGGTGTGCAGGCCAGCTACTTTATTGAGCAACTGACCGATGATGTGACTATCAGCGTCGAGATCGCCAGCGAGCTACGCTACCGCGCATTCAACGTGCCCGAACACTCGGTCGCTATAATCGTTAGCCAGAGCGGTGAAACGGCTGATACCCTGGCCTGCTTGAATGAATTGAAGCGACGTGGTGTTAAATGCCTCGGCGTCGTCAACGCCGTCGGCAGTACGATCGCCCGAGCAGTTGATGGCGGCGTGTACTTGCACGTCGGTGCCGAGATTAGCGTCGCCAGTACCAAGGCCTTTACCTCACAGGTTGCTGCTCTGACGATCTTTGGTATTATGCTCGCCAATGCCAAGGGTACCAACCCACAATTTATTGATGAATTTGTGCAAGAATTAGCGATACTACCAAGTGAGATCCAAAAAGTCCTTGATAAACAAGGTGCCGAGATACCTTCCATCGCTAGGGCATATGCTGATTACAATCACGCACTCTACATCGGCCGCGATACGCTGTATCCGATTGCCATGGAGGGTGCACTGAAACTTAAAGAAGTAAGTTACATTCACGCCGAAGCGTATGCCGCCGGTGAGCTGAAACACGGTCCGATCGCCCTGATTGATGACCATTTCTTTGAAGTCTGCTATATCCAAGACAATTGGTTATACGAAAAATCCCAGAGCAACTTGATCGAGATGAATACTCGCGGTGCTCACGCCATTGTCATCACCGACACGACGAAAAAGGTGCCGGGCGAAACGGTGATCCGCATCTCGACAAAGCTATCGCACCTCACGCCACTTCTGTTCAATGTCGTGTCGCAACTCCTAGCCTATCACGTGGCCGTCAAGCGCGATCATGACGTCGATCAGCCACGCAATCTGGCCAAGAGCGTGACGGTCGAATAA
- the tgt gene encoding tRNA guanosine(34) transglycosylase Tgt has translation MKPFSFEITSRLDDTLARTGIIHTPHGDITTPAFIVVGTKANVKAMVPEMVADVSAQAVLANAYHLYLQPGHELIEKAGYLGKFMHWDGPTFTDSGGFQVLSLGSGFKKVLAMSTDVDEEIAIAKKSSRHAWVDENGVMFKSHLDGSYHKFTPELSMQIQAGIGADITFAFDELTSLIDPYDYQVEALARTHAWAERSLAEVKRLRAARPDKPYQALFGVLQGANYEDLRKQTAAFLGAMDFDGYGIGGALEKETMTQTIQWVNQILPENKPRHLLGISEPDDIFAAIEQGIDTFDCVSPTRVARNGAAYTPFGRANVRGRKYREMFEPIMEDCDCYTCRHYTAAYLCHLLHARESLAGTLLSIHNERFIVKLVDDIRASLEDGTFYEFREEFLATYYRR, from the coding sequence ATGAAACCGTTTTCTTTTGAGATCACTTCTAGGCTTGACGACACGCTGGCGCGCACTGGCATTATTCACACGCCGCACGGGGATATCACAACACCGGCGTTTATCGTGGTTGGAACTAAGGCTAATGTCAAGGCGATGGTGCCAGAAATGGTGGCGGATGTCAGCGCGCAGGCAGTGCTGGCAAATGCCTATCATCTATATTTGCAGCCGGGTCATGAACTTATCGAGAAGGCTGGCTATTTGGGCAAGTTTATGCACTGGGATGGGCCGACGTTCACTGATAGCGGCGGCTTTCAGGTGCTGAGTCTGGGCTCGGGCTTTAAGAAAGTATTGGCGATGAGTACGGATGTTGATGAGGAAATCGCCATCGCTAAAAAATCGTCGCGCCACGCTTGGGTGGACGAAAACGGCGTAATGTTCAAATCGCATCTGGACGGCTCGTACCATAAATTTACGCCAGAATTATCTATGCAAATCCAAGCCGGGATCGGTGCGGATATTACTTTCGCCTTTGATGAACTGACCTCGCTGATTGATCCGTATGACTATCAAGTCGAGGCCTTGGCGCGAACGCATGCCTGGGCGGAGCGGAGTTTAGCGGAGGTTAAGCGCCTGCGTGCAGCCCGTCCCGACAAGCCATATCAAGCATTGTTTGGCGTGCTGCAGGGTGCGAATTATGAAGATTTACGCAAGCAAACGGCTGCGTTTTTAGGTGCGATGGATTTTGACGGCTATGGTATCGGCGGTGCGCTGGAAAAGGAAACTATGACCCAGACGATTCAGTGGGTCAATCAAATCTTGCCCGAGAACAAGCCGCGGCATTTACTCGGCATTTCTGAGCCGGACGACATCTTTGCGGCAATTGAGCAGGGAATCGACACCTTTGACTGTGTCAGCCCAACGCGCGTGGCCAGAAACGGTGCCGCCTATACGCCATTTGGCCGGGCTAATGTCCGCGGGAGAAAATACCGCGAAATGTTTGAGCCAATTATGGAAGATTGCGACTGCTATACTTGCCGCCACTACACCGCCGCCTATCTCTGTCATCTGCTACACGCCCGCGAATCTCTGGCTGGCACGCTATTATCAATCCATAACGAGCGATTTATCGTTAAACTGGTTGATGATATCCGCGCCAGCCTAGAGGATGGGACATTTTACGAGTTTCGTGAAGAGTTTTTGGCGACGTACTATCGCCGCTAA
- the rplS gene encoding 50S ribosomal protein L19, translating into MSFELINKVNQAQKKQAVVDVRSGDTVRVYQKIKEGNKERIQMFEGVVIRTDNKQSHTSRITVRKIASGVGVEKSFLLHSPLIEKVEIVRRAKVRRKFLSFLRKRSGKSARLTAKNFDRVAVNNVHDAKAEAEAERLKEEAAQAAAAKQAEKDAAQAELDVKAAEVAARHKEA; encoded by the coding sequence ATGAGTTTTGAACTAATCAACAAAGTCAATCAAGCACAGAAAAAGCAAGCAGTTGTTGATGTCCGCAGTGGTGACACCGTGCGTGTGTACCAGAAAATTAAGGAAGGCAACAAAGAGCGTATCCAGATGTTTGAAGGTGTGGTTATTCGCACCGACAACAAACAGTCACACACCTCACGCATCACCGTTCGTAAAATTGCCTCAGGCGTTGGCGTGGAAAAATCATTCTTGCTGCACAGTCCGCTGATCGAGAAAGTGGAAATTGTTCGCCGCGCTAAGGTTCGCCGCAAGTTCCTCAGCTTCTTGCGTAAGCGCTCTGGTAAATCAGCTCGCTTGACTGCCAAAAACTTTGACCGCGTAGCTGTCAACAACGTGCATGACGCCAAGGCTGAAGCAGAAGCTGAACGCTTGAAAGAGGAGGCCGCACAGGCTGCCGCTGCCAAGCAAGCCGAAAAAGACGCTGCTCAGGCAGAACTTGACGTCAAGGCTGCCGAGGTCGCAGCTCGCCACAAAGAAGCGTAA
- a CDS encoding uracil-DNA glycosylase family protein, with protein MTRPLLYDEINQDSMNASFHYRGWPPVYTASPRSRIVLVGQAPGRIAQETRTPWNDASGRTLRQWLGVTDEQFYDPDLFALMPMDFYYPGKSTHGDLPPRPEFAKKWHPRLLARMPDVRLTILVGAHAQKYYLNKQAKRNLTETVAHYAEYLPHYFPLVHPSPLNFRWRARNPWFEMNVIPILSKMVKELAQ; from the coding sequence ATGACTAGGCCGTTGCTATATGATGAAATCAATCAAGATAGTATGAATGCCTCGTTTCACTATCGTGGTTGGCCGCCAGTCTATACCGCTTCGCCCCGCTCACGTATCGTGCTGGTTGGTCAGGCACCGGGACGAATAGCGCAGGAAACACGCACGCCATGGAATGATGCCAGTGGTCGCACGTTGCGTCAGTGGCTGGGGGTTACCGATGAACAATTTTATGATCCTGATTTGTTTGCTCTAATGCCAATGGATTTTTATTATCCAGGTAAGTCCACGCACGGCGATTTACCACCGCGACCGGAGTTTGCCAAAAAGTGGCATCCACGACTACTAGCGCGGATGCCAGATGTGAGACTGACGATTTTAGTTGGTGCTCATGCTCAGAAATACTATCTCAATAAGCAGGCGAAGCGCAACCTGACCGAAACAGTTGCGCATTATGCGGAGTATCTGCCTCATTATTTTCCGCTTGTCCATCCATCACCGCTTAACTTCCGCTGGCGGGCGCGCAATCCATGGTTCGAAATGAACGTCATTCCGATTCTGTCTAAGATGGTCAAAGAATTAGCACAGTAG
- a CDS encoding TrmH family RNA methyltransferase, with amino-acid sequence MPEITLLMHNIRSTYNVGAIMRTAEGFGVRQIIFSGYTPYPDLRLADPRSIDPRLPHITERLTAQIHKTALGAETMLPFSYVVDIHQWLAENASRERLPVIALEQSASSTELNTFRPPTRFALLLGEEVYGIEPDILARCDHIVEIPMQGAKESFNVSVAAGIALYGLCFSLNITPG; translated from the coding sequence ATGCCAGAAATTACCCTCCTCATGCACAATATTCGCTCGACGTACAATGTCGGTGCAATTATGAGAACAGCCGAAGGCTTTGGCGTCAGACAAATTATCTTTAGCGGCTATACGCCGTACCCCGATTTACGATTAGCCGATCCCCGGTCTATCGATCCAAGGCTGCCGCACATTACCGAAAGGTTGACCGCCCAGATTCACAAGACTGCGCTAGGCGCAGAAACAATGCTGCCCTTTAGCTACGTAGTTGATATTCACCAGTGGTTGGCGGAGAATGCCAGCAGGGAACGCTTACCTGTGATTGCCCTAGAGCAGTCAGCGTCGAGCACAGAGCTCAATACGTTCCGGCCACCAACCCGCTTTGCCCTACTCCTCGGCGAGGAGGTCTATGGCATTGAGCCGGACATTCTAGCGCGGTGCGATCACATTGTCGAAATCCCCATGCAGGGTGCTAAAGAGTCATTTAATGTCTCAGTTGCGGCCGGTATCGCACTCTACGGCCTCTGTTTTTCGCTAAATATAACCCCGGGCTAG